From Nicotiana tabacum cultivar K326 chromosome 20, ASM71507v2, whole genome shotgun sequence, one genomic window encodes:
- the LOC107768512 gene encoding uncharacterized protein LOC107768512 isoform X1, whose protein sequence is MPGNDVGDRVHNFFAQDSLSQEQHHSPVVEGNWPAHSNNLWVGSQRQIGVLTPNTKNYNLQNSDSGKGPSSYPFTSQHGLNFMQSTPRPEFAKSQSQNQQANLNGYMYSNQFHQTRQDEAKFLSIDTGYDQRSLASGGLSPYASQQGVGPEQQARVPVRSEPSESPASFDLFGGQQMNRQQSNMLQSLQRQQSGHSDMQQMQLMLKMQELQRQHQLQQLDARKQNTLNQASGSHPPALVHDTTNSGALNYPWASDLANTKWLQRGSPIIQGCSNGLNPTNIGQAQQLMGLIPPSADQSLYGVPVSGSRGSVNPFSQVIDKPTTRPMPTFDSSFPGNQYAASSDQVSGQDGTFIPRQKSQGGHFLGHASSQALTSPINMENPQQANIMQNSSAFQDFSGRQGLAVPSENSQELAGAHASSLQNEVGLDPTEERILFGSEDNIWAAFGKSPDRNGEGGNSFDGAGLLNGTWSALMHSAVAETSSSDLGVQEEWSGLNFHSTEIPSETQNLMYNSGRHKTSSAEGKLPPNSSLNSVSVQPSDSTNMNNNYSDVQGHRLPYEPGQSLHANSSQRLVQSSEEGSKLSNFGPRQKSVVEVSQMMFGSASHPIDSEINARKISGSLTPEIGGARQLCYESAGWSDVGSAVPSGDAALRVSSENSSSRSQDDNRKKFIQAEVVQGGVTWNSNSGHNSAVDMEHAGSSIANHQVNSEVFNLHNSGSAPKSSTMRGGEETSQLQNNYHSDYWKNNDSFVESTVSKASGALQRHVTKDNQVLHSLRGISDIEVKMHGMQNSDKNSNNSYCSNLFPPSAAMRENILSDASDSRCLPTKQKSSDQVGQKNSWVRKFQYHPMGNMDEDLDPAYDRKQPSHSQSMLQHNANHGQLEVFGQVPKSQTEVEEGQPSNGLRDGKGFSEVHSRSSFQSGGSTMLGRFNRSDLYSPNTAAQTSPNMLQLLQKVDQSSVRGSMTQCSNSEQQVSSEMPEAENSDGSVGHLQQSQSSASQGFSLQLGPPSQRVSVQNHSLSSQSIQAASTSHSRAAEEIGEKSRGRMSPPHQGQFLPPAEHSLEELKNNRSGVPGSTYNETSLYTMPGNFSSAFDSSSGFPYLRSPHQNPPMVRATGQLSTNQSINVSFNKHGPLSAEKGESIRGPGSGQSTQPSVPEWAGDVNKPTISAGISQLSNANDPHERLFANQVSSKEPGSVSQPYSMSGIAQQGASSKMFANMWTNFPSRQPLFGAQSSKESSQIHQSHQLSIMESSLSAAERQGDQDANEEWKFTSELDTSTVNILGSVEGEEQRVKESPSRKVPFQNIEPVQMNDSQDRELVVKNLSEGSPANSASMQRDIEAFGRSLKPNNFPHQNYSLLNQMQAMKNVETDLSDRALKRMRLSDSNTGLQQIPSTESRILSFSEQELQRSLSSQQGGKMPPQDINAYRQDDAQSRSHNNSTNPFKPEHTQISPQMAPSWFNQYGTFKNAQMLQMYEAHRAASMKATDQPFTLGKSSNGLQTLNSMQKVIPADADRSPIGNLGPSSAASSAAIEDFSSPQTLPLNVGQHNQLLKPKKRKRVTSELIPWYKEVLLDSQSNQTISLAETEWAKSTNRLVEKVEEDIGFTEDGPLRRKVKRRLILTTQLMQQLFRAPSAAFLFSDANSEYESVAYSVSRLALRDACNVVSCSNGDSNAPHFCKAPLHEKARTPERNDNHTFAKAVEEFTARARILEADFSRLDKRASILDVIVEGQDIEKFSVIYRFAKFHGRVQSDGVESSSSSDARSHKPLAQRYVTALPMPKNLPSMVQCLSL, encoded by the exons ATGCCTGGCAACGATGTTGGAGATAGGGTTCACAACTTCTTTGCACAAGACAGCTTGTCACAAGAGCAGCATCATTCCCCAGTAGTGGAGGGAAATTGGCCAGCTCATAGTAACAATCTGTGGGTTGGAAGTCAGAGACAGATAGGTGTACTGACTCCCAACACAAAGAATTACAATTTACAGAACTCTG ATAGTGGGAAAGGGCCGAGCAGTTACCCTTTTACCAGCCAACATGGGTTGAATTTTATGCAATCCACTCCAAGGCCTGAGTTTGCAAAGAGCCAGTCACAAAATCAGCAGGCAAATTTGAATGGTTACATGTATAGTAATCAGTTTCACCAGACAAGGCAGGATGAAGCAAAATTTCTCTCTATCGATACAGGTTATGATCAACGTAGTCTAGCCTCAGGAGGCCTATCTCCTTATGCATCACAGCAAGGAGTAGGTCCAGAGCAGCAGGCAAGAGTACCAGTTAGGTCAGAACCTTCTGAGAGTCCTGCTAGTTTTGATCTTTTTGGTGGTCAGCAAATGAATCGTCAGCAATCAAACATGCTGCAGTCTCTGCAGCGGCAGCAGTCTGGGCATAGTGACATGCAGCAAATGCAACTCATGTTGAAGATGCAAGAACTTCAGAGGCAGCACCAACTTCAGCAATTAGATGCCAGGAAGCAAAATACACTAAATCAGGCATCTGGTAGCCATCCCCCTGCATTGGTTCATGACACTACAAATTCTGGTGCACTAAATTATCCTTGGGCAAGTGATCTTGCCAACACAAAGTGGTTGCAACGTGGTTCTCCAATCATTCAGGGATGCTCCAATGGACTCAATCCAACCAACATTGGGCAAGCACAACAATTAATGGGTTTGATTCCTCCATCAGCTGACCAATCTCTATATGGAGTTCCTGTTTCTGGTTCAAGAGGAAGTGTGAACCCATTTTCACAAGTAATTGATAAGCCCACAACGCGTCCAATGCCGACCTTTGATAGTTCATTTCCGGGTAATCAATATGCTGCATCGTCGGATCAAGTCAGTGGGCAGGATGGTACTTTCATTCCTAGACAGAAATCCCAAGGCGGCCATTTTCTCGGACATGCTTCAAGTCAAGCTCTGACTAGCCCGATAAATATGGAGAACCCTCAACAAGCAAATATTATGCAGAACAGTTCAGCTTTCCAGGACTTCTCTGGCAGACAGGGTCTGGCTGTTCCTTCAGAAAACTCACAGGAACTAGCAGGGGCACATGCTTCTTCCTTGCAGAATGAAGTCGGCTTAGATCCTACAGAAGAAAGAATATTGTTTGGTTCAGAGGATAATATATGGGCAGCCTTTGGCAAGAGCCCTGATAGGAATGGGGAAGGTGGTAATTCATTTGATGGTGCAGGATTATTGAATGGTACTTGGAGTGCACTAATGCATTCTGCTGTTGCAGAAACTTCTAGCAGTGACCTTGGGGTACAGGAGGAGTGGAGTGGTTTAAATTTTCACAGTACGGAAATTCCTTCAGAAACTCAGAATTTGATGTATAACAGTGGGAGACATAAAACATCTTCTGCTGAGGGAAAGTTGCCCCCAAACTCATCCTTGAATTCTGTTTCTGTTCAGCCCTCTGATAGCACCAATATGAACAATAACTATTCCGATGTCCAAGGCCACAGGCTCCCATATGAGCCAGGCCAGAGTTTGCATGCCAACTCTTCTCAAAGACTTGTCCAGTCATCGGAGGAAGGAAGCAAGTTGTCAAATTTCGGTCCACGGCAGAAGTCAGTTGTTGAAGTAAGCCAGATGATGTTTGGGAGTGCTTCACATCCTATTGACAGCGAAATAAATGCGAGAAAGATTTCTGGTTCGTTGACACCTGAGATTGGTGGAGCTAGACAACTATGCTACGAATCAGCTGGTTGGAGTGACGTAGGATCAGCAGTGCCCTCCGGAGATGCAGCTTTAAGAGTTTCGAGTGAGAATTCATCAAGTCGTTCCCAGGATGACAATCGGAAGAAATTCATCCAAGCTGAAGTTGTTCAAGGTGGTGTGACATGGAACTCTAACTCTGGCCATAATTCTGCAGTTGATATGGAGCATGCAGGATCATCTATCGCTAATCAccaagtgaattcggaggtctttAACTTGCATAATTCTGGCTCTGCACCCAAGTCAAGTACCATGAGGGGTGGCGAAGAAACCAGTCAACTGCAAAATAATTATCATTCTGATTATTGGAAGAACAATGATTCCTTTGTCGAGTCTACAGTAAGCAAAGCCTCGGGAGCTTTACAGCGTCATGTTACCAAAGACAATCAGGTCTTGCACTCTTTGAGGGGTATCAGTGACATAGAAGTCAAAATGCATGGGATGCAGAACAGCGATAAGAACTCGAATAACAGCTACTGCTCTAACTTATTCCCTCCTTCTGCTGCGATGAGGGAAAATATCTTGTCAGATGCGAGTGATTCAAGGTGTCTTCCTACTAAGCAGAAGTCGTCTGATCAGGTTGGCCAGAAAAATTCTTGGGTTCGCAAGTTTCAGTATCATCCCATGGGAAACATGGATGAGGATTTGGATCCTGCTTATGACAGGAAACAGCCTAGTCATTCTCAGTCTATGCTGCAGCACAATGCCAATCATGGCCAGTTGGAAGTATTTGGTCAGGTTCCCAAGAGTCAGACAGAAGTGGAAGAG GGGCAACCGTCTAATGGTCTGAGAGATGGCAAAGGCTTTAGTGAGGTGCATTCGCGAAGCAGCTTCCAGAGTGGTGGATCTACAATGCTTGGTCGCTTCAATAGATCAGATTTATATTCACCAAATACAGCTGCACAAACTAG TCCAAACATGCTCCAGCTTCTTCAGAAGGTAGACCAATCAAGTGTGCGTGGTTCTATGACTCAGTGCAGTAATTCTGAACAGCAAGTATCATCTGAGATGCCTGAAGCAGAAAATTCTGATGGGTCTGTTGGTCATCTCCAGCAAAGTCAATCTTCTGCCTCTCAAGGCTTTAGTCTACAACTTGGCCCTCCATCTCAACGGGTATCAGTTCAAAACCATTCTTTGTCATCTCAGAGTATCCAAGCAGCTAGCACTTCACACTCTCGAGCTGCGGAGGAGATCGGAGAGAAGAGTCGGGGACGGATGTCCCCTCCTCATCAGGGTCAATTCTTGCCTCCTGCTGAACACTCTCTGGAAGAGTTGAAGAATAACAGATCTGGGGTTCCAGGGAGTACATATAATGAAACTTCTTTGTACACGATGCCTGGAAATTTTTCTTCAGCATTTGATTCTAGTTCTGGTTTTCCTTACCTGAGAAGCCCACATCAAAATCCACCTATGGTTAGAGCTACTGGGCAACTCTCAACAAATCAGTCTATAAATGTATCTTTCAATAAACATGGTCCCCTTTCTGCTGAGAAAGGTGAGTCTATCAGAGGACCTGGAAGTGGTCAATCTACACAGCCTTCTGTGCCCGAATGGGCTGGTGATGTTAATAAACCTACTATCTCTGCAGGTATATCTCAGTTAAGTAACGCCAATGATCCCCATGAAAGGCTCTTTGCAAATCAAGTTTCATCTAAGGAGCCAGGGTCAGTTTCTCAGCCTTATTCAATGTCTGGCATCGCTCAACAGGGTGCATCTTCAAAAATGTTCGCTAATATGTGGACAAATTTTCCATCACGGCAGCCCCTTTTTGGTGCTCAATCCAGCAAGGAGTCTTCTCAAATTCACCAGTCGCATCAATTGAGTATTATGGAGTCATCATTGTCTGCTGCTGAGAGGCAAGGTGATCAAGATGCAAATGAGGAATGGAAGTTCACATCTGAGCTTGATACAAGCACAGTGAATATTTTGGGCTCTGTTGAGGGGGAAGAACAGCGAGTGAAGGAAAGCCCTTCTCGAAAAGTGCCATTTCAAAACATTGAACCAGTTCAGATGAATGATTCACAAGATAGAGAACTTGTTGTCAAGAATCTCTCAGAAGGATCCCCTGCAAATTCTGCATCGATGCAGAGAGATATTGAAGCTTTTGGTCGATCTCTGAAACCAAATAACTTCCCTCATCAAAATTATTCCTTGCTAAACCAAATGCAGGCCATGAAAAATGTGGAGACTGATCTAAGTGATAGGGCCTTGAAAAGAATGAGGCTATCAGACAGCAATACAGGTCTTCAGCAAATTCCTTCCACTGAATCTAGAATTTTAAGCTTCTCTGAGCAGGAATTACAAAGAAGCTTATCATCACAACAAGGAGGAAAGATGCCTCCTCAGGATATTAATGCATATCGTCAAGATGATGCTCAGAGCAGATCTCACAACAATAGCACAAATCCATTTAAGCCTGAGCATACTCAGATTAGTCCTCAGATGGCACCGTCCTGGTTTAATCAGTATGGAACCTTCAAAAATGCGCAGATGTTACAGATGTATGAAGCACACAGAGCTGCCTCCATGAAGGCAACTGATCAACCTTTCACACTTGGAAAGTCTTCCAATGGTTTGCAGACACTTAATTCTATGCAGAAAGTAATACCTGCAGATGCTGATAGAAGTCCGATTGGTAATCTTGGGCCAAGTTCAGCTGCTAGCTCTGCTGCCATTGAAGATTTTTCTTCTCCACAGACGTTGCCATTGAATGTTGGTCAGCATAACCAATTGTTGAAACCCAAGAAGCGGAAACGTGTTACATCTGAACTTATTCCTTGGTACAAAGAAGTTTTACTGGATTCACAGAGCAATCAGACAATTAG CTTGGCAGAGACAGAGTGGGCCAAATCAACTAATAGGCTTGTTGAAAAG GTTGAAGAAGACATTGGCTTCACTGAAGATGGGCCTCTGAGGCGTAAAGTTAAAAGAAGGCTTATTTTGACCACTCAGCTTATGCAGCAATTATTTCGCGCTCCATCAGCTGCATTTCTTTTTTCAGATGCTAACTCAGAGTATGAGAGTGTGGCTTACTCTGTTTCTAGATTGGCATTGCGGGATGCATGCAACGTTGTCTCTTGCTCAAATGGGGATTCCAATGCACCTCATTTTTGCAAAGCACC GCTTCATGAAAAGGCCAGAACACCAGAGAGAAATGATAACCATACGTTTGCCAAAGCTGTAGAAGAGTTCACGGCAAGAGCAAGGATACTGGAGGCTGACTTTTCGAG ACTGGACAAGAGAGCATCAATACTAGACGTGATAGTGGAAGGCCAGGATATTGAAAAGTTCTCTGTCATCTATCGGTTTGCGAAGTTCCATGGTCGGGTGCAATCTGATGGTGTTGAGTCCTCATCTTCATCAGATGCACGTAGCCATAAACCTTTGGCACAGAGATATGTCACTGCACTTCCAATGCCAAAAAATCTTCCTAGTATGGTACAATGTCTTTCACTATGA
- the LOC107768512 gene encoding uncharacterized protein LOC107768512 isoform X2 → MPGNDVGDRVHNFFAQDSLSQEQHHSPVVEGNWPAHSNNLWVGSQRQIGVLTPNTKNYNLQNSDSGKGPSSYPFTSQHGLNFMQSTPRPEFAKSQSQNQQANLNGYMYSNQFHQTRQDEAKFLSIDTGYDQRSLASGGLSPYASQQGVGPEQQARVPVRSEPSESPASFDLFGGQQMNRQQSNMLQSLQRQQSGHSDMQQMQLMLKMQELQRQHQLQQLDARKQNTLNQASGSHPPALVHDTTNSGALNYPWASDLANTKWLQRGSPIIQGCSNGLNPTNIGQAQQLMGLIPPSADQSLYGVPVSGSRGSVNPFSQVIDKPTTRPMPTFDSSFPGNQYAASSDQVSGQDGTFIPRQKSQGGHFLGHASSQALTSPINMENPQQANIMQNSSAFQDFSGRQGLAVPSENSQELAGAHASSLQNEVGLDPTEERILFGSEDNIWAAFGKSPDRNGEGGNSFDGAGLLNGTWSALMHSAVAETSSSDLGVQEEWSGLNFHSTEIPSETQNLMYNSGRHKTSSAEGKLPPNSSLNSVSVQPSDSTNMNNNYSDVQGHRLPYEPGQSLHANSSQRLVQSSEEGSKLSNFGPRQKSVVEVSQMMFGSASHPIDSEINARKISGSLTPEIGGARQLCYESAGWSDVGSAVPSGDAALRVSSENSSSRSQDDNRKKFIQAEVVQGGVTWNSNSGHNSAVDMEHAGSSIANHQVNSEVFNLHNSGSAPKSSTMRGGEETSQLQNNYHSDYWKNNDSFVESTVSKASGALQRHVTKDNQVLHSLRGISDIEVKMHGMQNSDKNSNNSYCSNLFPPSAAMRENILSDASDSRCLPTKQKSSDQVGQKNSWVRKFQYHPMGNMDEDLDPAYDRKQPSHSQSMLQHNANHGQLEVFGQVPKSQTEVEEGQPSNGLRDGKGFSEVHSRSSFQSGGSTMLGRFNRSDLYSPNTAAQTSPNMLQLLQKVDQSSVRGSMTQCSNSEQQVSSEMPEAENSDGSVGHLQQSQSSASQGFSLQLGPPSQRVSVQNHSLSSQSIQAASTSHSRAAEEIGEKSRGRMSPPHQGQFLPPAEHSLEELKNNRSGVPGSTYNETSLYTMPGNFSSAFDSSSGFPYLRSPHQNPPMVRATGQLSTNQSINVSFNKHGPLSAEKGISQLSNANDPHERLFANQVSSKEPGSVSQPYSMSGIAQQGASSKMFANMWTNFPSRQPLFGAQSSKESSQIHQSHQLSIMESSLSAAERQGDQDANEEWKFTSELDTSTVNILGSVEGEEQRVKESPSRKVPFQNIEPVQMNDSQDRELVVKNLSEGSPANSASMQRDIEAFGRSLKPNNFPHQNYSLLNQMQAMKNVETDLSDRALKRMRLSDSNTGLQQIPSTESRILSFSEQELQRSLSSQQGGKMPPQDINAYRQDDAQSRSHNNSTNPFKPEHTQISPQMAPSWFNQYGTFKNAQMLQMYEAHRAASMKATDQPFTLGKSSNGLQTLNSMQKVIPADADRSPIGNLGPSSAASSAAIEDFSSPQTLPLNVGQHNQLLKPKKRKRVTSELIPWYKEVLLDSQSNQTISLAETEWAKSTNRLVEKVEEDIGFTEDGPLRRKVKRRLILTTQLMQQLFRAPSAAFLFSDANSEYESVAYSVSRLALRDACNVVSCSNGDSNAPHFCKAPLHEKARTPERNDNHTFAKAVEEFTARARILEADFSRLDKRASILDVIVEGQDIEKFSVIYRFAKFHGRVQSDGVESSSSSDARSHKPLAQRYVTALPMPKNLPSMVQCLSL, encoded by the exons ATGCCTGGCAACGATGTTGGAGATAGGGTTCACAACTTCTTTGCACAAGACAGCTTGTCACAAGAGCAGCATCATTCCCCAGTAGTGGAGGGAAATTGGCCAGCTCATAGTAACAATCTGTGGGTTGGAAGTCAGAGACAGATAGGTGTACTGACTCCCAACACAAAGAATTACAATTTACAGAACTCTG ATAGTGGGAAAGGGCCGAGCAGTTACCCTTTTACCAGCCAACATGGGTTGAATTTTATGCAATCCACTCCAAGGCCTGAGTTTGCAAAGAGCCAGTCACAAAATCAGCAGGCAAATTTGAATGGTTACATGTATAGTAATCAGTTTCACCAGACAAGGCAGGATGAAGCAAAATTTCTCTCTATCGATACAGGTTATGATCAACGTAGTCTAGCCTCAGGAGGCCTATCTCCTTATGCATCACAGCAAGGAGTAGGTCCAGAGCAGCAGGCAAGAGTACCAGTTAGGTCAGAACCTTCTGAGAGTCCTGCTAGTTTTGATCTTTTTGGTGGTCAGCAAATGAATCGTCAGCAATCAAACATGCTGCAGTCTCTGCAGCGGCAGCAGTCTGGGCATAGTGACATGCAGCAAATGCAACTCATGTTGAAGATGCAAGAACTTCAGAGGCAGCACCAACTTCAGCAATTAGATGCCAGGAAGCAAAATACACTAAATCAGGCATCTGGTAGCCATCCCCCTGCATTGGTTCATGACACTACAAATTCTGGTGCACTAAATTATCCTTGGGCAAGTGATCTTGCCAACACAAAGTGGTTGCAACGTGGTTCTCCAATCATTCAGGGATGCTCCAATGGACTCAATCCAACCAACATTGGGCAAGCACAACAATTAATGGGTTTGATTCCTCCATCAGCTGACCAATCTCTATATGGAGTTCCTGTTTCTGGTTCAAGAGGAAGTGTGAACCCATTTTCACAAGTAATTGATAAGCCCACAACGCGTCCAATGCCGACCTTTGATAGTTCATTTCCGGGTAATCAATATGCTGCATCGTCGGATCAAGTCAGTGGGCAGGATGGTACTTTCATTCCTAGACAGAAATCCCAAGGCGGCCATTTTCTCGGACATGCTTCAAGTCAAGCTCTGACTAGCCCGATAAATATGGAGAACCCTCAACAAGCAAATATTATGCAGAACAGTTCAGCTTTCCAGGACTTCTCTGGCAGACAGGGTCTGGCTGTTCCTTCAGAAAACTCACAGGAACTAGCAGGGGCACATGCTTCTTCCTTGCAGAATGAAGTCGGCTTAGATCCTACAGAAGAAAGAATATTGTTTGGTTCAGAGGATAATATATGGGCAGCCTTTGGCAAGAGCCCTGATAGGAATGGGGAAGGTGGTAATTCATTTGATGGTGCAGGATTATTGAATGGTACTTGGAGTGCACTAATGCATTCTGCTGTTGCAGAAACTTCTAGCAGTGACCTTGGGGTACAGGAGGAGTGGAGTGGTTTAAATTTTCACAGTACGGAAATTCCTTCAGAAACTCAGAATTTGATGTATAACAGTGGGAGACATAAAACATCTTCTGCTGAGGGAAAGTTGCCCCCAAACTCATCCTTGAATTCTGTTTCTGTTCAGCCCTCTGATAGCACCAATATGAACAATAACTATTCCGATGTCCAAGGCCACAGGCTCCCATATGAGCCAGGCCAGAGTTTGCATGCCAACTCTTCTCAAAGACTTGTCCAGTCATCGGAGGAAGGAAGCAAGTTGTCAAATTTCGGTCCACGGCAGAAGTCAGTTGTTGAAGTAAGCCAGATGATGTTTGGGAGTGCTTCACATCCTATTGACAGCGAAATAAATGCGAGAAAGATTTCTGGTTCGTTGACACCTGAGATTGGTGGAGCTAGACAACTATGCTACGAATCAGCTGGTTGGAGTGACGTAGGATCAGCAGTGCCCTCCGGAGATGCAGCTTTAAGAGTTTCGAGTGAGAATTCATCAAGTCGTTCCCAGGATGACAATCGGAAGAAATTCATCCAAGCTGAAGTTGTTCAAGGTGGTGTGACATGGAACTCTAACTCTGGCCATAATTCTGCAGTTGATATGGAGCATGCAGGATCATCTATCGCTAATCAccaagtgaattcggaggtctttAACTTGCATAATTCTGGCTCTGCACCCAAGTCAAGTACCATGAGGGGTGGCGAAGAAACCAGTCAACTGCAAAATAATTATCATTCTGATTATTGGAAGAACAATGATTCCTTTGTCGAGTCTACAGTAAGCAAAGCCTCGGGAGCTTTACAGCGTCATGTTACCAAAGACAATCAGGTCTTGCACTCTTTGAGGGGTATCAGTGACATAGAAGTCAAAATGCATGGGATGCAGAACAGCGATAAGAACTCGAATAACAGCTACTGCTCTAACTTATTCCCTCCTTCTGCTGCGATGAGGGAAAATATCTTGTCAGATGCGAGTGATTCAAGGTGTCTTCCTACTAAGCAGAAGTCGTCTGATCAGGTTGGCCAGAAAAATTCTTGGGTTCGCAAGTTTCAGTATCATCCCATGGGAAACATGGATGAGGATTTGGATCCTGCTTATGACAGGAAACAGCCTAGTCATTCTCAGTCTATGCTGCAGCACAATGCCAATCATGGCCAGTTGGAAGTATTTGGTCAGGTTCCCAAGAGTCAGACAGAAGTGGAAGAG GGGCAACCGTCTAATGGTCTGAGAGATGGCAAAGGCTTTAGTGAGGTGCATTCGCGAAGCAGCTTCCAGAGTGGTGGATCTACAATGCTTGGTCGCTTCAATAGATCAGATTTATATTCACCAAATACAGCTGCACAAACTAG TCCAAACATGCTCCAGCTTCTTCAGAAGGTAGACCAATCAAGTGTGCGTGGTTCTATGACTCAGTGCAGTAATTCTGAACAGCAAGTATCATCTGAGATGCCTGAAGCAGAAAATTCTGATGGGTCTGTTGGTCATCTCCAGCAAAGTCAATCTTCTGCCTCTCAAGGCTTTAGTCTACAACTTGGCCCTCCATCTCAACGGGTATCAGTTCAAAACCATTCTTTGTCATCTCAGAGTATCCAAGCAGCTAGCACTTCACACTCTCGAGCTGCGGAGGAGATCGGAGAGAAGAGTCGGGGACGGATGTCCCCTCCTCATCAGGGTCAATTCTTGCCTCCTGCTGAACACTCTCTGGAAGAGTTGAAGAATAACAGATCTGGGGTTCCAGGGAGTACATATAATGAAACTTCTTTGTACACGATGCCTGGAAATTTTTCTTCAGCATTTGATTCTAGTTCTGGTTTTCCTTACCTGAGAAGCCCACATCAAAATCCACCTATGGTTAGAGCTACTGGGCAACTCTCAACAAATCAGTCTATAAATGTATCTTTCAATAAACATGGTCCCCTTTCTGCTGAGAAAG GTATATCTCAGTTAAGTAACGCCAATGATCCCCATGAAAGGCTCTTTGCAAATCAAGTTTCATCTAAGGAGCCAGGGTCAGTTTCTCAGCCTTATTCAATGTCTGGCATCGCTCAACAGGGTGCATCTTCAAAAATGTTCGCTAATATGTGGACAAATTTTCCATCACGGCAGCCCCTTTTTGGTGCTCAATCCAGCAAGGAGTCTTCTCAAATTCACCAGTCGCATCAATTGAGTATTATGGAGTCATCATTGTCTGCTGCTGAGAGGCAAGGTGATCAAGATGCAAATGAGGAATGGAAGTTCACATCTGAGCTTGATACAAGCACAGTGAATATTTTGGGCTCTGTTGAGGGGGAAGAACAGCGAGTGAAGGAAAGCCCTTCTCGAAAAGTGCCATTTCAAAACATTGAACCAGTTCAGATGAATGATTCACAAGATAGAGAACTTGTTGTCAAGAATCTCTCAGAAGGATCCCCTGCAAATTCTGCATCGATGCAGAGAGATATTGAAGCTTTTGGTCGATCTCTGAAACCAAATAACTTCCCTCATCAAAATTATTCCTTGCTAAACCAAATGCAGGCCATGAAAAATGTGGAGACTGATCTAAGTGATAGGGCCTTGAAAAGAATGAGGCTATCAGACAGCAATACAGGTCTTCAGCAAATTCCTTCCACTGAATCTAGAATTTTAAGCTTCTCTGAGCAGGAATTACAAAGAAGCTTATCATCACAACAAGGAGGAAAGATGCCTCCTCAGGATATTAATGCATATCGTCAAGATGATGCTCAGAGCAGATCTCACAACAATAGCACAAATCCATTTAAGCCTGAGCATACTCAGATTAGTCCTCAGATGGCACCGTCCTGGTTTAATCAGTATGGAACCTTCAAAAATGCGCAGATGTTACAGATGTATGAAGCACACAGAGCTGCCTCCATGAAGGCAACTGATCAACCTTTCACACTTGGAAAGTCTTCCAATGGTTTGCAGACACTTAATTCTATGCAGAAAGTAATACCTGCAGATGCTGATAGAAGTCCGATTGGTAATCTTGGGCCAAGTTCAGCTGCTAGCTCTGCTGCCATTGAAGATTTTTCTTCTCCACAGACGTTGCCATTGAATGTTGGTCAGCATAACCAATTGTTGAAACCCAAGAAGCGGAAACGTGTTACATCTGAACTTATTCCTTGGTACAAAGAAGTTTTACTGGATTCACAGAGCAATCAGACAATTAG CTTGGCAGAGACAGAGTGGGCCAAATCAACTAATAGGCTTGTTGAAAAG GTTGAAGAAGACATTGGCTTCACTGAAGATGGGCCTCTGAGGCGTAAAGTTAAAAGAAGGCTTATTTTGACCACTCAGCTTATGCAGCAATTATTTCGCGCTCCATCAGCTGCATTTCTTTTTTCAGATGCTAACTCAGAGTATGAGAGTGTGGCTTACTCTGTTTCTAGATTGGCATTGCGGGATGCATGCAACGTTGTCTCTTGCTCAAATGGGGATTCCAATGCACCTCATTTTTGCAAAGCACC GCTTCATGAAAAGGCCAGAACACCAGAGAGAAATGATAACCATACGTTTGCCAAAGCTGTAGAAGAGTTCACGGCAAGAGCAAGGATACTGGAGGCTGACTTTTCGAG ACTGGACAAGAGAGCATCAATACTAGACGTGATAGTGGAAGGCCAGGATATTGAAAAGTTCTCTGTCATCTATCGGTTTGCGAAGTTCCATGGTCGGGTGCAATCTGATGGTGTTGAGTCCTCATCTTCATCAGATGCACGTAGCCATAAACCTTTGGCACAGAGATATGTCACTGCACTTCCAATGCCAAAAAATCTTCCTAGTATGGTACAATGTCTTTCACTATGA